The following proteins are encoded in a genomic region of Ostrea edulis chromosome 7, xbOstEdul1.1, whole genome shotgun sequence:
- the LOC125654364 gene encoding mitochondrial inner membrane protease ATP23 homolog, whose translation MKDESEEKSTTDKSQRLRETFEEDYGYPLYPERKNPELFKEYSALNRRSASVVEKKTVKCFTHCPELRILREALREHGCEFNLRRNISVEKCDKKVSGGYDPNTNQIVLCHSGISPSVTCKLLFHEMTHMFDDCRAKVDFTNIEHLACTEIRAAAFADCGIISSLLNTTGFQIRNKHKECVKKHALRSILTTRNITEERGKQVIDSVFDKCYNDVAPFDSHKLSEGDYYDKYMKMKKKDETKLPKFRFL comes from the exons ATGAAGGACGAGTCCGAGGAAAAATCGACAACAGACAAAAGTCAACGACTTCGGGAGACTTTTGAAGAAGACTATGGATATCCGCTGTATCCTGAACGAAAAAATCCCGAACTTTTCAAAGAGTATTCCGCGCTAAACAGAAGATCAGCATCTGTAGTAGAGAAAAAGACTGTTAAATGTTTTACTCATT GTCCTGAGTTGAGGATATTACGAGAAGCATTACGAGAACATGGTTG TGAATTTAACCTCAGGAGAAACATATCTGTGGAAAAATGTGATAAAAAAGTCAGTGGTGGATATGACCCCAATACAAACCAG attGTGTTATGTCACAGTGGGATCTCCCCCTCTGTCACATGTAAACTCTTGTTCCATGAGATGACGCACATGTTTGATGATTGCCGAGCTAAAGTGGATTTCACTAACATTGAGCACCTAGCATGTACTGAG ATCCGTGCAGCAGCCTTTGCTGATTGTGGAATCATCAGCAGTCTACTGAATACTACTGGATTTCAAATCAGAAACAAGCACAAG GAATGTGTAAAGAAGCATGCTTTACGATCGATTCTGACAACTCGCAACATCACAGAAGAAAGAGGAAAACAAGTGATAGACAGTGTATTCGACAAGTGTTATAACGATGTGGCACCATTTGATTCTCATAAACTCTCAGAAGGAGATTACTATGacaaatatatgaaaatgaaaaagaaagatGAAACCAAACTTCCTAAATTTAGATTTCtataa